From Neosynechococcus sphagnicola sy1, one genomic window encodes:
- the bcp gene encoding thioredoxin-dependent thiol peroxidase: MTLNPGDLAPDFSLPDTAGNLIRLGDLRGQRVVLYFYPRDLTPGCTKEACSFRDAYADFQGREVVVLGISTDDAKSHEKFITKYQLPFPLLCDQDGTVATAYDSYGLKKFMGKEYIGVSRNTFVIGAEGRIERIYRKVKPGDHAAEILADLDAHTA; the protein is encoded by the coding sequence ATGACCCTCAATCCAGGTGATCTTGCCCCTGATTTTAGCCTCCCTGATACCGCCGGAAATCTCATCCGTCTGGGGGATTTGCGAGGCCAGCGGGTGGTTTTATATTTCTATCCCCGAGATCTAACCCCTGGTTGCACGAAGGAAGCCTGTAGTTTTCGGGATGCCTATGCTGATTTTCAGGGACGAGAGGTGGTGGTCTTAGGTATCAGTACCGACGATGCCAAATCCCATGAGAAATTTATAACCAAGTATCAGTTGCCCTTTCCCCTGCTCTGCGATCAAGATGGCACCGTTGCCACTGCTTACGACAGCTATGGGCTGAAAAAATTCATGGGCAAGGAATACATCGGTGTGAGTCGCAACACCTTTGTGATTGGAGCCGAGGGTCGCATTGAGAGAATCTATCGCAAAGTGAAACCAGGCGACCATGCAGCTGAAATTTTGGCGGATTTGGATGCGCATACTGCCTAG
- a CDS encoding response regulator, with translation MDILIVEDEAEITQLIKLYLEKESFTCHTCRDGLTALEMVQTYSPDLIVLDLMLPGLDGLEVCTRIRQKTGIKDPYILMLTARGEEIDRIVGLSTGADDYLVKPFSPRELVARVRALLRRNLRQGGQTPILRSPHFSLDCQQRLAHRWRHAEASELLDLTNLEFELFSTFLSYPGRVWSRAQLIDRLWGSNFFGDERIVDAHIARLRKKIEPDPANPLHIKTVIGVGYKFEDTD, from the coding sequence ATGGATATCTTAATTGTTGAAGATGAAGCTGAGATTACTCAACTGATCAAGCTCTATCTTGAGAAAGAAAGCTTTACCTGCCATACCTGCCGGGACGGTCTGACAGCGCTGGAAATGGTACAAACTTACTCTCCTGATTTGATTGTCTTAGACCTGATGTTGCCCGGTCTAGATGGTCTTGAAGTCTGCACCCGCATCCGCCAAAAAACCGGGATTAAAGACCCCTATATCTTGATGCTCACAGCTAGGGGGGAGGAAATTGATCGGATTGTGGGGCTGTCCACGGGAGCAGATGACTATCTGGTGAAGCCGTTTAGCCCTCGGGAACTTGTGGCCAGGGTGCGGGCCTTACTACGCCGCAATCTCCGTCAAGGGGGACAAACACCAATCCTGCGATCGCCGCATTTCAGCCTCGACTGCCAGCAACGCCTTGCCCATCGCTGGCGGCATGCTGAAGCGTCCGAACTCTTAGACTTAACCAATTTAGAATTCGAGCTCTTTTCAACATTTTTAAGCTACCCAGGACGGGTCTGGAGTCGTGCCCAATTAATTGATCGGCTGTGGGGGAGTAATTTTTTTGGAGATGAACGAATTGTGGATGCCCACATTGCCCGACTGCGCAAAAAGATCGAACCTGATCCCGCCAACCCCCTCCATATAAAAACAGTGATCGGTGTCGGCTATAAATTTGAAGATACCGACTGA
- a CDS encoding radical SAM protein: MTASVFAAERLLFSPVASEADAVPVIFAFPNTYTVGITSLGYQIVWATLASRADLQVSRLFTDVQESLPSQPELLGFSFSWELDYGNIFTLLERLQIPLQATARTQQHPLVFRGGAVLTANPEPYADFFDVILLGDGEVLLSEFVTAYQGVRHSSRATQLSALAQVPGIYIPSLYNVAYASADGPISAITPLAATVPPQIAKQTYRGNRLSTSAVVTAQAAWENIFLVEVVRSCPEMCRFCLASYLTLPFRPASLEESLIPAIAQGLTVTNRLGLLGASITQHPEFENLLDYLNQPQFDAVRLSLASVRTNTVTPKLVQTLVEHGTHSITIAVESGSERLRQIINKNAPQ, translated from the coding sequence GTGACTGCCTCTGTATTTGCCGCTGAACGGCTGCTCTTCTCACCAGTCGCTTCTGAGGCCGATGCAGTTCCGGTGATCTTTGCCTTTCCCAACACCTACACGGTTGGCATTACCAGTCTGGGCTACCAGATAGTTTGGGCAACCCTCGCATCCAGAGCTGATCTGCAGGTGAGTCGATTATTTACGGATGTCCAGGAATCCCTACCTTCTCAACCTGAATTGTTGGGCTTCTCCTTTTCATGGGAGCTAGATTATGGCAATATCTTTACGCTGCTAGAGCGGCTCCAAATCCCACTGCAAGCAACTGCCCGGACTCAGCAACATCCCTTGGTCTTTCGGGGGGGGGCAGTCTTAACAGCCAATCCTGAACCCTATGCTGACTTTTTTGATGTGATTTTGCTCGGCGATGGGGAAGTGTTGCTGTCCGAGTTTGTGACAGCTTATCAAGGCGTTCGTCATAGTAGTCGTGCCACTCAATTAAGTGCGCTGGCTCAAGTTCCAGGGATCTATATTCCCAGTCTGTACAATGTCGCCTATGCCAGTGCGGATGGGCCGATCTCTGCTATCACGCCGCTGGCAGCTACAGTTCCCCCGCAGATAGCAAAGCAAACCTATCGGGGCAATCGACTCTCAACCTCGGCGGTGGTGACGGCACAAGCTGCTTGGGAAAATATCTTTTTAGTCGAAGTCGTACGAAGTTGCCCCGAGATGTGTCGGTTCTGTTTGGCGAGCTACTTAACCTTGCCGTTTCGTCCAGCGAGTCTAGAAGAGTCTCTGATTCCCGCGATCGCCCAAGGGTTAACGGTGACCAATCGCCTGGGACTCCTGGGTGCTTCTATCACTCAGCATCCGGAGTTTGAGAACTTACTGGACTACCTGAATCAGCCCCAGTTTGATGCAGTGCGCCTGAGTTTGGCTTCCGTGCGCACCAACACCGTGACGCCCAAGCTGGTGCAGACCCTGGTAGAGCACGGGACGCACTCGATCACGATTGCAGTCGAAAGTGGCTCGGAGCGGCTACGCCAAATCATCAATAAAAACGCTCCACAATGA
- a CDS encoding pentapeptide repeat-containing protein, which yields MFEEDSYHPVNNASELLLRYALGERGFYIANLSGAELGGANLGGAELEKANLHAAKLRAASLRETNLNQAILRQADLSGADLTIASLLKADLFEATLTGATLVGAKLLKADLGKAILRQADLKGADLREASLKGADLSHAELCYAKLFKADLSSANLKETNLLKADLSFGDLSYADLRTAQLVGTNLSGAKLNGANLKGVDLSEVSFVGVNARGAFYDSHTSFPEGFDPVTGGMKKLP from the coding sequence ATGTTTGAAGAGGATTCCTATCATCCTGTTAATAACGCTTCTGAGCTTCTATTACGCTATGCGCTGGGGGAGCGGGGATTCTACATCGCTAACCTCAGTGGCGCAGAACTGGGCGGGGCAAATCTCGGTGGGGCGGAATTAGAAAAAGCTAACCTCCACGCGGCAAAGCTCCGGGCCGCCAGCCTGCGAGAAACCAATCTTAATCAGGCGATTCTCCGTCAGGCAGATCTTAGTGGAGCTGACTTGACCATTGCCAGTCTGCTCAAAGCGGATCTGTTTGAAGCCACTCTAACTGGAGCCACCCTCGTCGGCGCTAAACTCCTCAAAGCCGATCTGGGTAAAGCAATTCTGCGGCAGGCGGACTTGAAAGGAGCTGACCTGCGGGAAGCCAGCCTCAAAGGGGCTGATCTCAGCCATGCTGAATTATGTTATGCCAAATTGTTCAAGGCTGATTTAAGTAGCGCCAATCTCAAGGAAACGAACCTGCTCAAAGCCGACTTAAGTTTTGGCGATCTGAGTTATGCCGACCTGAGAACGGCTCAACTGGTAGGGACGAACCTAAGTGGAGCCAAGCTCAACGGTGCTAATCTCAAAGGTGTCGATCTGAGTGAGGTAAGTTTCGTGGGTGTAAATGCCAGGGGAGCTTTCTACGATAGCCACACCAGCTTCCCAGAGGGCTTTGATCCGGTCACGGGAGGCATGAAAAAGCTACCGTAG
- a CDS encoding alpha/beta hydrolase, translated as MLKNIHPLTLGLSASMMTVMVGSLTAPAMAASRISFWYGPFQQSVSTSSLRQYVQTQQASSDVSGLLRFMKPQDREGLVNVLKVSLPIDVVTVSRLLNSPAGDQLLNKLSPMFIRRDQAGVVALRGAIVLASSSKNGLGILSILEAYPAREVNISIPEILSLTKNGGFEGLMGSFLK; from the coding sequence ATGCTCAAAAACATTCATCCGTTGACTCTGGGTCTGTCTGCTTCCATGATGACTGTCATGGTGGGAAGCCTGACAGCACCTGCAATGGCTGCCAGCAGAATCTCCTTCTGGTATGGCCCCTTTCAGCAATCGGTGTCGACGTCGAGTCTGCGCCAGTATGTCCAAACCCAGCAGGCTTCCTCGGATGTGTCAGGTCTGCTCAGATTCATGAAGCCCCAGGATCGAGAGGGATTAGTCAATGTTCTGAAAGTGAGTCTCCCCATTGATGTGGTGACGGTGAGTAGGCTCCTCAACTCCCCAGCAGGCGATCAACTCTTGAACAAGCTGTCACCGATGTTTATTCGTCGAGATCAGGCAGGGGTCGTGGCGCTACGAGGTGCCATTGTATTGGCAAGTAGCTCTAAGAATGGCCTGGGAATTTTGAGTATTCTGGAAGCCTATCCAGCCAGAGAAGTCAATATCAGCATCCCTGAAATCCTGTCCTTAACCAAAAATGGTGGCTTTGAAGGATTGATGGGTAGTTTCCTGAAGTAG